Proteins from a genomic interval of Quercus lobata isolate SW786 chromosome 11, ValleyOak3.0 Primary Assembly, whole genome shotgun sequence:
- the LOC115968976 gene encoding RHOMBOID-like protein 10, chloroplastic isoform X2, whose amino-acid sequence MVGSAFPQPLWFSVSEVGPAPTSLNLITTAGCFHVGHLLQHRVSHHLRLGFLFHSSSSCFFKKVSRLGHVPRLKDVWCEKDLQFKEFNFLQLSKDTLTATYSTCSSFFNGGETRKDFGNDRASHSKISSRNSFNGRRWTNILLAVNVLIFIAQTATQGQLILWGAKINSLIDKGQFWRLVTSSFLHANIGHLMVNCYSLNSLGPSAENISGPRRFLAVYFASAISSSVMSYWFCKAPAVGASGAIFGLIGAVAVFATRHRQLVGRGKEDLQHIAQVIVLNMVIGLFSKGIDNWGHLGGFLGGAAASWLLGPSWKYESMSSDGRRIFADRAPIFYLIKKKREQK is encoded by the exons atGGTGGGTTCAGCTTTCCCACAACCATTGTGGTTCAGCGTATCGGAGGTGGGCCCCGCACCCACAAGCCTTAATCTGATAACCACCGCAGGTTGTTTCCACGTCGGCCACCTTCTCCAACACCGTGTCAGTCACCACCTCCGCCTCGGGTTTCTTTTTCATTCGTCCTCCTCTTGCTTCTTCAAG AAAGTCTCTCGTCTTGGTCATGTGCCTAGATTGAAGGATGTGTGGTGTGAAAAAGACCTCCAATTCAAGGAATTTAATTTTCTTCAGTTATCAAAAGATACTTTGACAGCCACATACTCAACTTGTTCATCCTTCTTTAATGGGGGAGAAACTAGAAAGGACTTTGGAAATGATAGGGCATCTCACTCGAAGATATCAAGTAGAAATTCATTCAATGGAAGAAGATGGACCAACATTCTGCTTGCTGTTAATGTCTT AATTTTCATTGCACAAACTGCAACACAGGGGCAGCTAATATTATGGGGAGCTAAG ATAAATAGTCTTATTGACAAAGGACAATTCTGGAGGCTGGTCACTTCTTCATTTTTGCATGCTAACATTGGGCACCTAATG GTTAACTGTTATTCTCTGAATTCACTTGGTCCTAGCGCGGAGAACATCAGCGGTCCTAGGAGATTCCTTGCAGTTTACTTTGCCTCAGCAATTTCAA GTTCTGTGATGAGTTATTGGTTCTGCAAAGCGCCTGCAGTTGGTGCGTCAGGAGCGATCTTTGGATTA ATTGGAGCAGTTGCTGTATTTGCCACAAGGCATAGACAACTGGTTGGACGTGGCAAAGAAGATCTGCAACACATAGCACAGGTTATTGTTCTGAATATG GTTATTGGGCTATTTTCCAAAGGCATTGATAACTGGGGACAT TTAGGAGGCTTTCTTGGTGGAGCTGCTGCATCATGGCTTCTTGGTCCTTCATGGAAGTATGAGTCCATGTCAAGTGATGGTCGAAGAATTTTTGCTGACAGAGCGCCGATATTCTACCtcatcaagaagaaaagggaacAAAAGTGA
- the LOC115968976 gene encoding RHOMBOID-like protein 10, chloroplastic isoform X1, which translates to MVGSAFPQPLWFSVSEVGPAPTSLNLITTAGCFHVGHLLQHRVSHHLRLGFLFHSSSSCFFKKVSRLGHVPRLKDVWCEKDLQFKEFNFLQLSKDTLTATYSTCSSFFNGGETRKDFGNDRASHSKISSRNSFNGRRWTNILLAVNVLIFIAQTATQGQLILWGAKINSLIDKGQFWRLVTSSFLHANIGHLMVNCYSLNSLGPSAENISGPRRFLAVYFASAISSSVMSYWFCKAPAVGASGAIFGLCLIQIGAVAVFATRHRQLVGRGKEDLQHIAQVIVLNMVIGLFSKGIDNWGHLGGFLGGAAASWLLGPSWKYESMSSDGRRIFADRAPIFYLIKKKREQK; encoded by the exons atGGTGGGTTCAGCTTTCCCACAACCATTGTGGTTCAGCGTATCGGAGGTGGGCCCCGCACCCACAAGCCTTAATCTGATAACCACCGCAGGTTGTTTCCACGTCGGCCACCTTCTCCAACACCGTGTCAGTCACCACCTCCGCCTCGGGTTTCTTTTTCATTCGTCCTCCTCTTGCTTCTTCAAG AAAGTCTCTCGTCTTGGTCATGTGCCTAGATTGAAGGATGTGTGGTGTGAAAAAGACCTCCAATTCAAGGAATTTAATTTTCTTCAGTTATCAAAAGATACTTTGACAGCCACATACTCAACTTGTTCATCCTTCTTTAATGGGGGAGAAACTAGAAAGGACTTTGGAAATGATAGGGCATCTCACTCGAAGATATCAAGTAGAAATTCATTCAATGGAAGAAGATGGACCAACATTCTGCTTGCTGTTAATGTCTT AATTTTCATTGCACAAACTGCAACACAGGGGCAGCTAATATTATGGGGAGCTAAG ATAAATAGTCTTATTGACAAAGGACAATTCTGGAGGCTGGTCACTTCTTCATTTTTGCATGCTAACATTGGGCACCTAATG GTTAACTGTTATTCTCTGAATTCACTTGGTCCTAGCGCGGAGAACATCAGCGGTCCTAGGAGATTCCTTGCAGTTTACTTTGCCTCAGCAATTTCAA GTTCTGTGATGAGTTATTGGTTCTGCAAAGCGCCTGCAGTTGGTGCGTCAGGAGCGATCTTTGGATTA TGTTTGATTCAGATTGGAGCAGTTGCTGTATTTGCCACAAGGCATAGACAACTGGTTGGACGTGGCAAAGAAGATCTGCAACACATAGCACAGGTTATTGTTCTGAATATG GTTATTGGGCTATTTTCCAAAGGCATTGATAACTGGGGACAT TTAGGAGGCTTTCTTGGTGGAGCTGCTGCATCATGGCTTCTTGGTCCTTCATGGAAGTATGAGTCCATGTCAAGTGATGGTCGAAGAATTTTTGCTGACAGAGCGCCGATATTCTACCtcatcaagaagaaaagggaacAAAAGTGA
- the LOC115966218 gene encoding G-type lectin S-receptor-like serine/threonine-protein kinase At2g19130, whose protein sequence is MELDPKGISQLLIMQEPDTLYWTSGPWDGHSFSFVPEMGSNYILNFSYTYNQEETYFTYNRQCNSTSRLVMDLSGQIQQLYWLESTQQWNLLWSEPRTQCEVYAFCGAFGCCNQQTLPFCSCIQGFEPRSSGHWELSDYTAGCARKTPLQCENNNQTTGEPDEFVMLSNVQLPVNPISFESRIIEECKSACLSNCSRTGCAFNDYNCSIWIGDLINLQHLTDDDHSARDFYVKVATPMQSPKRNKRKLWIIVVLAISLTAISSAAFIWWMWV, encoded by the exons ATGGAGCTCGATCCTAAGGGAATAAGTCAGCTTTTAATCATGCAGGAGCCTGACACGTTGTATTGGACAAGCGGGCCTTGGGATGGGCACTCGTTCAGCTTTGTTCCTGAAATGGGatctaattatatattaaattttagctATACTTACAATCAGGAAGAGACTTATTTTACATATAATCGGCAGTGTAATTCCACTAGTAGGCTTGTAATGGATCTATCGGGGCAGATACAGCAACTGTATTGGCTGGAATCCACCCAGCAGTGGAATTTATTATGGTCAGAACCAAGAACCCAATGTGAAGTTTATGCTTTTTGTGGGGCTTTTGGGTGCTGCAACCAGCAAACGTTGCCATTTTGTTCATGCATTCAGGGATTTGAACCCCGATCTTCTGGACATTGGGAACTGAGTGATTACACTGCAGGATGTGCAAGGAAAACCCCTTTGCAATGTGAGAACAATAACCAGACTACGGGTGAGCCAGATGAGTTTGTTATGTTGTCTAATGTACAACTACCAGTGAATCCAATAAGTTTTGAAAGTAGGATCATTGAAGAGTGCAAATCAGCTTGCTTGAGTAACTGTTCCCGTACTGGTTGTGCTTTCAATGATTATAATTGTTCAATATGGATTGGAGATCTTATTAATCTGCAACATCTTACTGATGATGACCATAGTGCAAGAGATTTTTATGTCAAAGTTGCTACTCCTATGCAAAGCCCTAAAA GGAATAAGCGAAAGCTGTGGATTATTGTAGTACTGGCCATTTCTCTGACAGCCATTTCTTCAGCAGCCTTCATATGGTGGATGTGGGTGTGa